The Danio rerio strain Tuebingen ecotype United States chromosome 1, GRCz12tu, whole genome shotgun sequence genome includes a region encoding these proteins:
- the hemk2 gene encoding methyltransferase N6AMT1 (The RefSeq protein has 4 substitutions compared to this genomic sequence) produces the protein MFPTPLYAPAGRGRFSEVYEPAEDSFLLMDALEKDADRLKDSRPCVCLEVGSGSGVISAFLASLIGAQALYICTDVNADAAQCSMQTSILNNLHVQPVVTDLVECLLPRLNGKVDVLVFNPPYVATPSEEVGSHGVEASWAGGLHGREVMNRFFPMIPDLLSEHGLFYLVTVSDNDPEGIVDLLARSGLDGHLCLTRQAGRETLTILRFSKTAEKTQIH, from the exons ATGTTCCCGACTCCTCTGTATGCTCCGGCCGGTCGCGGCCGCTTTTCGGAGGTGTATGAACCGGCCGAGGACTCGTTTCTCCTGATGGACGCTCTGGAGAAAGACGCAGATCGGCTGAAGGACAGCAG gCCATGTGTGTGTCTGGAGGTTGGCAGCGGCTCCGGTGTGATCTCAGCCTTCCTCGCGTCTTTACTCGGCGCTCAGGCCTTATATAT ctGTACAGATGTGAATGCGGATGCGGCTCAGTGTTCAATGCAGACGTCTATCCTCAATAACCTGCATGTGCAGCCTGTCGTCACTGACCTG GTCGAGTGTCTTCTGCCCAGGTTGAATGGAAAAGTGGATGTGCTTGTTTTCAATCCGCCGTATGTGGTCACGCCGTCAGAAGAG gtgggCAGTCATGGTGTGGAGGCGTCGTGGGCCGGTGGTCTCCACGGTCGAGAAGTGATGAACCGCTTTTTCCCCATGATTCCTGATCTGATGTCTGAGCATGGGCTGTTTTACCTGGTCACCGTGTCTGATAATGATCCCG AGGGGATTGTGGATCTGCTGGCTCGCTCTGGTCTGGATGGACACGTGTGTTTGACTCGTCAGGCCGGACGAGAGACGCTCACCATCCTCAGATTCAGTAAAACAGCGGAAAAAACACAGATTCATTAA
- the hemk2 gene encoding methyltransferase N6AMT1 isoform X1 translates to MFPTPLYAPAGRGRFSEVYEPAEDSFLLMDALEKDADRLKDSRPCVCLEVGSGSGVISAFLASLLGAQALYICTDVNADAAQCSMQTSILNNLHVQPVVTDLVECLLPRLNGKVDVLVFNPPYVVTPSEEVGSHGVEASWAGGLHGREVMNRFFPMIPDLMSEHGLFYLVTVSDNDPEGIVDLLARSGLDGHVCLTRQAGRETLTILRFSKTAEKTQIH, encoded by the exons ATGTTCCCGACTCCTCTGTATGCTCCGGCCGGTCGCGGCCGCTTTTCGGAGGTGTATGAACCGGCCGAGGACTCGTTTCTCCTGATGGACGCTCTGGAGAAAGACGCAGATCGGCTGAAGGACAGCAG gCCATGTGTGTGTCTGGAGGTTGGCAGCGGCTCCGGTGTGATCTCAGCCTTCCTCGCGTCTTTACTCGGCGCTCAGGCCTTATATAT ctGTACAGATGTGAATGCGGATGCGGCTCAGTGTTCAATGCAGACGTCTATCCTCAATAACCTGCATGTGCAGCCTGTCGTCACTGACCTG GTCGAGTGTCTTCTGCCCAGGTTGAATGGAAAAGTGGATGTGCTTGTTTTCAATCCGCCGTATGTGGTCACGCCGTCAGAAGAG gtgggCAGTCATGGTGTGGAGGCGTCGTGGGCCGGTGGTCTCCACGGTCGAGAAGTGATGAACCGCTTTTTCCCCATGATTCCTGATCTGATGTCTGAGCATGGGCTGTTTTACCTGGTCACCGTGTCTGATAATGATCCCG AGGGGATTGTGGATCTGCTGGCTCGCTCTGGTCTGGATGGACACGTGTGTTTGACTCGTCAGGCCGGACGAGAGACGCTCACCATCCTCAGATTCAGTAAAACAGCGGAAAAAACACAGATTCATTAA